In the genome of Segnochrobactrum spirostomi, the window CGCGGCGTCGTCCGCGAGGCCGGGAACCACGAGAGTCGCCTCGGTCTCGGCCTTCGGCAGCACCTTGAAGGTGATCTCGGTGAAGACGGCGAGGGTGCCCCAGGAACCGGCGAGCCCGCGTGGCAGGTCGTAGCCTGTGACGTTCTTCACCACGCGGCCGCCGGCCTTGAAGATCTCACCGCGCCCGGACACCGCCTCGATGCCGAGAACGTGGTCGCGCGCGGCGCCGGCGCGGATGCGGCGCGGGCCGGAGAGGTTGGCGGCGAGGACGCCGCCGAGGGTGCCACGCCCGGCGGGTAGGCCGAGCAGCGGGCCGTAATCCAGAGGGTCGAATGCGAGCTCCTGGTGGCGCTCGGCCAGCAGCGTCTCGATTTCGGCGATCGGCGTGCCGGCGCGGGCGGAGAGCACCAGTTCATCCGGCTCGTAGAGCGTGATTCCGGCGAGGGCGGAGAGGTCGAGCGTGCGCGCGGCGGCGACCGGCCGGCCGAGGGCGCGCTTCGAGCCGGCGCCGACCACCTCGATCGTGGCGTCGGCGGCGAGCGCGTCGGCGATCGCGACGCGCACGGCCTCGGGATCGCGGGGGGAGAGGATCGTCATCGGGCGCCCGTCCTCAGAACCGCGGAATGTCGGGATGCGGCAGGGCGCCGCCATGGACGTGGAGGCGGCCCAGTTCGGCGCACCGGTGCAGTTCGGGGAAGACCTTGCCCGGATTGAGCAATTGCTTCTCGTCGAAGGCGCACTTGACGCGCTGCTGCTGCTTGAGGTCGTCCTCGCCGAACATCGTGCCCATCAGGTCGCGCTTCTCGACGCCGACGCCGTGCTCGCCGGTCAGCACGCCGCCCACCTCGACGCAGAGCCGCAGGATGTCGGCGCCGAAGGCTTCCGCGCGTTCGAGTTCGCCGGGGATGTTGGCGTCGTAGAGGATGAGCGGGTGCAGGTTGCCGTCGCCGGCGTGAAAGACGTTCGCCACGCGAAGGCCGTGGGTCTGAGAGAGTTCGCCCATGCGGCGCAGCACCAAGGGCAGGGCGGCGCGGGGAATGGTGCCGTCCATGCAATAATAATCGGGCGACAGGCGGCCGACCGCCGGAAATGCTGCCTTGCGCCCGGCCCAGAACGACAGCCTTTCCGCTTCGCTCGTCGAGAGCCGGCACTCGGTCGCGCCGTGGGTGTTGGCGATCGCCTCGACGCGGACGAGGAGGTCGGCGACCTCGACCGCCGGCCCGTCCAGTTCGACGATGAGGAGCGCCTCGACGTCGAGCGGATAACCGGCGTGCACGAACGCCTCCGCCGCCGCGATCGCCGGCTTGTCCATCATCTCCATGCCGCCCGGGATGATGCCGGCGGCGATGATCGCGGCGACCGCCGCCCCGGCCTGCTCGCTCGACGGAAAGCCGATGAGCGCGGCGCGCGCCGTCTCCGGCTTCTGGAGGATGCGCACGGTGACCTCGGTGACGACCGCGAGCAGCCCCTCGGAGCCGACCATCAGGCCGAGCAGGTCGTAGCCCTCGGAATCGAGATGGCGGCCGCCGATGCGGACCACCTCGCCGGTCATCAGCACCATTTCGAGGCCCAGCACGTTGTTCGTGGTGAGCCCGTATTTCAGGGAATGAACCCCGCCCGAATTCTCCGCGACGTTGCCGCCGATCGAGCAGGCGATCTGGGAGGAGGGGTCGGGGGCATAGTAGAAGCCGCGCTCCTCGACCGCGCGGGTGATGCCGAGATTGGTGACGCCCGGCTGCACCACGGCGACGCGGTTCGGAAAATCGACATCGAGGACGCGGTTGAACTTCATCATCGAGAGGAGCACCGCGTCACCGAGCGGCAGCGCCCCGCCGGAGAGCGAGGTGCCGGCGCCGCGCGGCACCACCTTGATTCCCTCGGCGTGACAATAAGCCAGCACCCGGGAGACCTGATCGACGGTCTCGGGCAGCACGACGACCATCGGCATCTGGCGGTAGGCGGTCAGCCCATCCGATTCGTAGACGCGCATCGACGTCGGATCGGCGACGACCCCCTCGCCGGGCACGATCGCCCTGAGGGCGTGGACGATCCCGTCGCGGCGCGCGAGCACCGCGCGGTCGAGGTCCGGCATCACGAGCCCGGTCATGGTCGTCCGTTCGCTCCCTCGGGCGGCGATCTCAGGCAGGCGCGCCGCCGCTCTCGCTCCGTGCTCCCGGATTATGGCACAGTCGTTGCCGACTCAAGGACATCGCGGGCGAAGCGCCTGTTCCGGCGAAGCGAAAATGGACCTGACCGATCTCGAGATCTTCGCCCGCGTGGTCAATGCGGGCAGCCTGTCGGCGGCGGGGCGGGAGATGGGCCTGTCGCCTGCGGTGGTGTCGAAGCGCCTGCGCAAGCTCGAGGACCGGCTCGGCACCCGGCTGATTCAGCGCACCACCCGGCAGATCGCGCTCACCGAGGCCGGGCAGGGCTTCTACGAGCGCGTGGTCGCCATCATGGCGGCGGTCGGCGAGGCGGAGGCCTTCGTCACCCGCCGCTCGGACCGCGCCGAGGGACTGCTCAGGGTCTCGGCCCCGACCTCGTTCGGGCGCATGCACGTCGCCCCCCATCTCGGGCCGTTCCTCGCCGCCCATCCCAACCTCTCGGTCGATCTCGATCTCTCGGACGAGTTCGTGGACATCGTCGGCGAGGGCTTCGACGTGGCGATCCGCATCGGCGAGCTCGACGATTCGAGCCTTGTCGCGCGCCGTCTCGCGGACGTCCACCGGGTGTTGTGCGCCGCGCCTGGCTATCTCGACCGCGCCGGCCGGCCCGACGGCGTCGCGGCGCTCGCCCGCCACGTCTGCCTCGCCGCCCGCCACCAGGACCCGTGGCGGCTCGAAGGGCCGGAGGGGCCTGTCGTCGTGCGGGCATCGGGGCCGATCGCCACCAATTCGAGCGAGGTGGTGCGCGAGGCGGTGATCGCCGGGCTCGGCATCGCGCTCCGCTCGACCTGGGACGTCGGCGCCGAACTGTCCGACGGCCGGCTCGAGATCGTGCTGCCGGCCTTCCGAGGCTCCCGGCGGGTCGCGGTGCATGCAGTCTATCCGAGCCGCACCTTCCTGCCGGCCAAGGTGCGCCTCTTCATCGACCACCTCGCCGTGCTCTATGCCGAGCCCTATTGGGACCGCGGGCTCGAGGCGGTTCTTTCCGGCGGCGGATAGGGGAGGCAGATGACCGGCCCCTCCCTTCTCCCCGCAGGCCGGGAGAAGGTGGCCCGATAGGGCCGGATGAGGGGTCCCTTAATTCGTCGCGCTCTCCGATAACTTATTCAGTGTTATAAGAAATTCCCCTCATCCGCCCCTTCGGGGCACCTTCTCCCCAGAGGGGCGAAGGAAGGGGCGGCGACCCTGGGGCGGTGTCGAAACCACGAGCCGCGAACGCTGGGTCCGCCGCCCCTGGGTCCCCGCCACAAGGGCGGGGATGACGACGGAGGGGGAGTGGGTTGTCGCCGGCAATGCCCTTTCGCACACGGGCCGGAACTCGCCCAGCGAACCTCCCGCCCGCCGGCGGCTCGCCTTCAATTCGCCCCCTCACTGATCGTCAGCGACCTTGAAGAATTTCCAGGTGCCGTCGGGCGCGATGCCGACCTTGAAGAAAAGGTACTCGTCGTAGGCCCGCATCTCCTCGACGTCGGTCGCGGTGAGGATGCGGTAGAGTTCCACGAGCTGCGGCGGCGTCAGCTTTTCGATCGGCACCTCGGCGAAATAGGGCCAGACATACATTTCGTCCGGCTTGCCGACGTTGATGTGCACCCAGCCGGTCTCCAGCAGATCGGTCAGGATGGCGAGCACCTCGCGGCCTTCCGGGTCGCCCGATTGGGACTTCAGGTAGGCGACCGGATCGGCCGGCTTCTCTTTGCCGAAGGAGGGGGCGACCTTGTTCGCGGCGATGACGTCCTTGAGCTTGCCGATGTCCCCGGTCTTGGCGGCGTCGAGCAGCGCCTGGCGCGTCTTCGCCACCGCGGGCGGCAGGCCGTCGGCGCCGTAATGGATCTCCGGGATCGGCTTGTTCGGGTCCTGCGGCCGGCCGGCCGGCGCGTTGGCGCCCTCGTCGGGCTCTTCAGACTGCGGCGCGACGTCGGGGGAGGGCGCGTCGGGCGAGGCTGGTCCCGGCTCGACGGCTCCGGGGTCGACGGCTCCGGGGTCGGCGGGCTCGGGCGAGAGCTTCTCTCCGCCGAGCGCGGGGCTCTCGCCGAAGCCCGGCCGGGTGTCGCCACCGGTCGAGGGCGGGGTGCCGAGCACGGCCGTCTCGGTGCCGGCGGCCGCGGCGGCGAGGCGCACCAACGGCACCGATCCGTCCCGCGCGCGCCGCGCGTCCTTCATCGTCCAGGCGAGGGCATGGGCCGCCGCCGAATCAGGGGCGGCGGTGATGCTCGTCGTAGCGGCGGCGTTCGATGAGTCGGCGGCCCAGGCGGACTGCGGCGCCAGGGCCGCGGCCGGTCCCAGCCCACAGGCCAGTCCGAGCCCGATGAGCGTGCGTGCGGACAAACGATACATGGCAGGCTCGAAGCTCCCGGGTCAGGTGCCGCATTCTAGCGTCCGCGCCGTGCGTCGGAAGGCGGAAAAAACCGTCTCCCACGGTTGTCGCGACCCGCCGCATCTTCTATGGCTCGGGCGGGCGGCCGGAGCCCACGTGAGCGAAAAGGAACGACCTTGTTGGATGTGGGTCTGGTGGCGACGGGCTTCGTGATCGGCGTCGTCGCGACGGCACCGGTCGGCCCCGTGAACATCATGACGATCCAGCGAGCGTTCCGGCACGGCTTCTTCGCCGGGCTCTCGGCCGGCATCGGCGCGGTCATCGCCGACGCGCTCTACGCCTCGCTCGCCGCGTTCGGCGTTACCGCGGTCTCGACCTTCATCACCGACCACGTGCGGATCATCCAGGTGATCGGTGCCCTGGTGATGTTCTGGTTCGGCTGGCGCATCTACCGCACCCATCCCCACCTCAACGACCGCAACGACACCGGCGGCGGGCTCTTCTCCGGCATCCCGACCGCCTTCCTGCTGACGATCACCAATCCCGGTGCGGTGTTCGGCTTCATCGCGCTGATCGGCGGGCTCGGCGATCTCGCGCCGGCGCCCGGGGATTGGCTCGGCGCGCTGCAACTCGTCGGTGGCCTCGTCGTCGGCAGCCTGAGCTGGTGGATGCTGATCGCCGGGCTCGTGACGATGTTCCGCTCGCGGCTCGACGATCGCTGGCTCGAGCGCATCAACCACGCGGCCGCGGGATTGTTGTTCGTCTTCGGCGTGGTCGTCCTCGTGCGCGCCTTCCTCTGAGGCTCACAGGACGACGGTGATCGCCTTCGCCGCCCGGGTGAGCCCGGTATAGAGCCAGCGCGCGCGGTCCTCGCGGAAGGCCCGGCTCTCGTCGAACAGCATGATGCGGTCCCACTGCGAGCCCTGCGCCTTGTGGACGGTGAGGGCATAGCCGTAGGTGAACTCGTCCATGAAGCGGATCTGCTCCCAGGAGAGCTCGCCCTCGCGCCCCTCGAAGAACAGGGGATGGACCGCAACCTTGACGCGGCGCTTCGACGAGCCGGCATCTTCCGGCGTGATCTGCATCTTCACGGCGTGCTCGGTGGCGCCCAGGACCTCCTTGACCGACCAGACGCCGCCGTTGAGGAGCCCCTTCTGGCGGTTGTTGCGGAGGCAGACGAGCCGCTCGCCGGCTGCCGGCACGGCGCCCTGGAAGCCCTTCAGGGCGCGCAGGCGGCCATTGTAGAGGTGGCGCGTGCGGTTGGTGCCGACGAGAACCTGATCGGCGCCGAGCACGTCCTCGGGATCGAGTTCGTCGCGGCCGATGACCCGGCTCGCCCCGTAGGTGCCGCGCGCCAGCGACCGCCCCTCGCGCACGTCGAGGGACAGGCGGATGATCGGGTCGTCCTTGGCCTGACGATGGACCTCGGTCAGCATCACGTCCGGCTCTTCGCGGGTGAAGAAGCCGCCGCCGCCCACGGGCGGAAGCTGGGCCGGATCGCCGAGCACCAAAACCTTGGAGCCGAAGCTCAGGAGATCGCGCCCGAGCGCCTCGTCCACCATCGACACCTCGTCGATGATGACGAGATCGACCTTGCGGATGGAGCTGTCCTTGTTGAGGACGAATTTCGGAGCGCCGTCGTTCTCGTCCTCGAGGCGGTAGATGAGGGAATGGATGGTCGCCGCGCCCTCGCAGCCGCGTGCCTGCATCACGAGCGCGGCCTTGCCGGTGAAGGCGGCATAGGCGACGTCCCCGCCGACATCCTCGGCGAGGGTGCGGGCGAGCGTCGTCTTTCCCGTTCCGGCATAGCCGAACAGGCGGAAGACCTGGGACGATGGATCGCGCATCCAACGGGCCGCGGCCTTGAGCGCGGCCTCCTGCTGGGGCGACCATTCCGGCACGGTGGCGATGGGAGCATCTCCTCACGGCCGGCGAACCGGGACGGGAGGTCCGCGGCGATTCCGGCAGGGGGAACAAAAGCGGACCACGCGGCAAAAGAAAAGAGGCTCCGTGATGGGAGCCTCCGGGTCTTCGCTCGGGCCTGTCCGTTTTCCCTCCCTCGCGCGCCACCCTCCCGCGCAGGGCGGGAGGGTGTCCGCGTTCGGCTCCGCCGTCAGCAGGTCGTCTGGTAGGCGCGGCCGTAGGCGTCGTAGGCGGTGCAGGTCTTCGGCGCGGTGGCGGCGCCGATCGCCGCGCCGCCGACGCCACCGATCGCCGCACCGGTCAGGGCGCCGCCCGCGTTGCGGGTCACCAGAGCGCCGGTGGCGGCGCCCGCCGCGGCACCGATGGCGCCGCCGGTGACGGCCCGATTGCTCTGTTCCGAGGTGCAGGCTGCGGCCATCAGCGAGAGAGCCGCGACCAGAATGAGCTTGCGCATGGCGAATTCCTTTTCTGTCCGATCGCATCCGGCGCGCGCAGCCGCACGTCGCCCGACACTACCCGCCCGTTTCCCTAAAGCCGCGACGGGGCGGCTCGGTTCCCCACGCCGCGATCGATACCGCGAGCGATGTCGCGATCGATCACCCCCTGTCCCTTGCCCGGGCTGAAATGGAGGCGAATGCAAGAAGTCCCACAAACTGTTCTGAATTCAGCGATCTCAGCGACCGAAGGTGCTTCGCTTGGGCGGTTTAACACGTCGGTTGACTTGATCGCAGTCGAATATAATCTCGTGTTGCGATCCGTTCTCCGGCCTGCCACGTGCGTGCCTCTGTGAGGGGCGACGCGGTTAAAGCCTACCGCGGAACTGCAGACCCGCTGGCGTTCGGGCGGTCCTCCCGGGCTTTCCGCGTCGGCACGATCAGACGACCCCTTGAGGAGATCGACATGGCTACCGGGACCGTGAAGTGGTTTAATGCGCAGAAGGGATACGGCTTTATTCAGCCGAGCGACAATTCGCGCGACGTCTTCGTGCACATCACCGCGCTGCAGCGCGCGGGCATCGCCAATCTCGTGGAAGGGCAGAGGGTCACTTACGAACTCGTGACCGAGCGCGGCAAGACTTCGGCCGGCAACCTGCGCGTCGGCTGACGCTCCGGCACCGGGTCTTCAGGGGGATATCCCCGCTCCACGATCATCCTCGGATCGCTCTCGAGGACCCTGGAGCCGCGAGCGTCGCACGCGGCCGCCTCGGGTGAATTGACCGCGACGTGTCCGGCTTGAGGTCGGGCCGGTTTGTTCGGCGGCTATTCCGGCGCCGCCGCGAGGGCCGCACGGCCGCTGCCTCCACGCTCCGGGCGACGCCAAGTGCGCCAAGGGAGAGCGCTCCGAGCCGCTGCTCGTCGAGCCCCGCGCCCACTTCGCAGCACGATGAAACGAGACCACCCCGCACCGGGCCGTCAGGGGGCGTCTGGTGTACGGCGCTCCGTCGGGGGCGTTCAGCCTCTCCGATCGGACGTCGCGCGGAGCCGCCTGCTCAGAACCAGGACGCGCCGTCGTCGCCGTAACGGAAGACCTTGTCCTGCGGCACCGGCAGGTTCGGCTGGTCGGCTGGGGCGACGCCGCGCAACAGCCCTTCGAGAACGCGCTGCACCCCGCCGTGGGAG includes:
- a CDS encoding FAD-linked oxidase C-terminal domain-containing protein; translated protein: MTGLVMPDLDRAVLARRDGIVHALRAIVPGEGVVADPTSMRVYESDGLTAYRQMPMVVVLPETVDQVSRVLAYCHAEGIKVVPRGAGTSLSGGALPLGDAVLLSMMKFNRVLDVDFPNRVAVVQPGVTNLGITRAVEERGFYYAPDPSSQIACSIGGNVAENSGGVHSLKYGLTTNNVLGLEMVLMTGEVVRIGGRHLDSEGYDLLGLMVGSEGLLAVVTEVTVRILQKPETARAALIGFPSSEQAGAAVAAIIAAGIIPGGMEMMDKPAIAAAEAFVHAGYPLDVEALLIVELDGPAVEVADLLVRVEAIANTHGATECRLSTSEAERLSFWAGRKAAFPAVGRLSPDYYCMDGTIPRAALPLVLRRMGELSQTHGLRVANVFHAGDGNLHPLILYDANIPGELERAEAFGADILRLCVEVGGVLTGEHGVGVEKRDLMGTMFGEDDLKQQQRVKCAFDEKQLLNPGKVFPELHRCAELGRLHVHGGALPHPDIPRF
- a CDS encoding LysR family transcriptional regulator; the encoded protein is MDLTDLEIFARVVNAGSLSAAGREMGLSPAVVSKRLRKLEDRLGTRLIQRTTRQIALTEAGQGFYERVVAIMAAVGEAEAFVTRRSDRAEGLLRVSAPTSFGRMHVAPHLGPFLAAHPNLSVDLDLSDEFVDIVGEGFDVAIRIGELDDSSLVARRLADVHRVLCAAPGYLDRAGRPDGVAALARHVCLAARHQDPWRLEGPEGPVVVRASGPIATNSSEVVREAVIAGLGIALRSTWDVGAELSDGRLEIVLPAFRGSRRVAVHAVYPSRTFLPAKVRLFIDHLAVLYAEPYWDRGLEAVLSGGG
- a CDS encoding LysE family translocator, encoding MGLVATGFVIGVVATAPVGPVNIMTIQRAFRHGFFAGLSAGIGAVIADALYASLAAFGVTAVSTFITDHVRIIQVIGALVMFWFGWRIYRTHPHLNDRNDTGGGLFSGIPTAFLLTITNPGAVFGFIALIGGLGDLAPAPGDWLGALQLVGGLVVGSLSWWMLIAGLVTMFRSRLDDRWLERINHAAAGLLFVFGVVVLVRAFL
- a CDS encoding ATP-dependent DNA helicase encodes the protein MPEWSPQQEAALKAAARWMRDPSSQVFRLFGYAGTGKTTLARTLAEDVGGDVAYAAFTGKAALVMQARGCEGAATIHSLIYRLEDENDGAPKFVLNKDSSIRKVDLVIIDEVSMVDEALGRDLLSFGSKVLVLGDPAQLPPVGGGGFFTREEPDVMLTEVHRQAKDDPIIRLSLDVREGRSLARGTYGASRVIGRDELDPEDVLGADQVLVGTNRTRHLYNGRLRALKGFQGAVPAAGERLVCLRNNRQKGLLNGGVWSVKEVLGATEHAVKMQITPEDAGSSKRRVKVAVHPLFFEGREGELSWEQIRFMDEFTYGYALTVHKAQGSQWDRIMLFDESRAFREDRARWLYTGLTRAAKAITVVL
- a CDS encoding glycine zipper domain-containing protein, with amino-acid sequence MRKLILVAALSLMAAACTSEQSNRAVTGGAIGAAAGAATGALVTRNAGGALTGAAIGGVGGAAIGAATAPKTCTAYDAYGRAYQTTC
- a CDS encoding cold-shock protein; translation: MATGTVKWFNAQKGYGFIQPSDNSRDVFVHITALQRAGIANLVEGQRVTYELVTERGKTSAGNLRVG